One window of the Hippoglossus hippoglossus isolate fHipHip1 chromosome 9, fHipHip1.pri, whole genome shotgun sequence genome contains the following:
- the endog gene encoding endonuclease G, mitochondrial isoform X2, producing the protein MGSWCRTGASLVLGAGVGAAVSRLLSLRGREEEEERAGVLHRVPVLPVPRVLASELTVSPGASVAAMKYGFPSLANIKTRESYVTSYDPRTRTASWVIERLNPASLSGSSNRKYCDFREDDSVHLFHRSTNDDYRGSGFDRGHLAAAANHKWSQKAMDDTFYLSNVAPQVKHTQAHTHTHTRTHTHSYSLCVCSEPSPEPEHLEQSGESLSLFDHTLPERVRVQRSTLPAQLCVCFRQEADGKLYVRYQVIGKNHVAVPTHFFKVLILEQADGRGVELRSYVLPNEPIDEKVPLDRFLVPIETIERASGLLFVPNIMKRTSSLQAVTDRPTTVPRIHQ; encoded by the exons ATGGGGTCGTGGTGTCGGACCGGAGCGTCCTTGGTGTTGGGAGCGGGAGTCGGAGCCGCGGTCAGCCGCCTGCTGAGCCTCAGAGGccgcgaggaggaggaggagcgagccGGTGTCCTCCACAGAGTCCCGGTACTTCCGGTACCGAGAGTCCTGGCCTCCGAGCTgacg GTGAGTCCAGGTGCATCAGTAGCTGCGATGAAGTATGGCTTTCCCTCATTGGCCAACATCAAGACCCGAGAGTCCTACGTCACCTCCTACGACCCCCGCACACGCACTGCATCCTGGGTGATAGAGAGGCTGAACCCCGCCTCCCTCAGTGGGTCATCAAACAGAAAGTACTGTGACTTCAGAGAAGACGACAG CGTGCACTTGTTTCACAGGTCGACCAATGATGACTACAGGGGGAGTGGCTTCGACAGAGGTCACCTGgctgcagcagccaatcacaagtggagtCAGAAAGCAATGGACGACACATTCTACCTGAGCAACGTCGCCCcacaggtaaaacacacacaggcacacacacacacacacacgcgcacgcacacacacagttacagtttgtgtgtgtgctcagaaCCCTCACCTGAACCAGAACACCTGGAACAATCTGGAGAAAGTCTGTCGCTCTTTGACCATACGTTACCTGAACGTGTACGTGTGCAGCGGTCCACTCTACCTGCCCAG ctgtgtgtgtgttttaggcAGGAGGCTGATGGGAAACTCTACGTTCGTTATCAGGTTATTGGAAAAAACCACGTAGCTGTGCCGACCCACTTCTTCAAG GTGCTGATCCTGGAGCAGGCGGATGGTAGAGGGGTGGAGCTCCGGTCATATGTTTTACCAAATGAACCAATAGATGAGAAGGTTCCTCTGGATCGTTTCCTGGTTCCCATAGAAACCATAGAGAGAGCATCAGGACTTCTGTTTGTCCCGAACATCATGAAGAGAACCAGCAGCCTACAGGCTGTGACTGACAGACCAACTACAGTACCCAGAATTCATCAGTGA
- the endog gene encoding endonuclease G, mitochondrial isoform X1, translating to MLSCDVIKARQQLIQHGVVVSDRSVLGVGSGSRSRGQPPAEPQRPRGGGGASRCPPQSPGTSGTESPGLRADGERVSPGASVAAMKYGFPSLANIKTRESYVTSYDPRTRTASWVIERLNPASLSGSSNRKYCDFREDDSVHLFHRSTNDDYRGSGFDRGHLAAAANHKWSQKAMDDTFYLSNVAPQVKHTQAHTHTHTRTHTHSYSLCVCSEPSPEPEHLEQSGESLSLFDHTLPERVRVQRSTLPAQLCVCFRQEADGKLYVRYQVIGKNHVAVPTHFFKVLILEQADGRGVELRSYVLPNEPIDEKVPLDRFLVPIETIERASGLLFVPNIMKRTSSLQAVTDRPTTVPRIHQ from the exons ATGTTGTCGTGTGACGTCATCAAAGCGCGTCAGCAGCTCATCCAACATGGGGTCGTGGTGTCGGACCGGAGCGTCCTTGGTGTTGGGAGCGGGAGTCGGAGCCGCGGTCAGCCGCCTGCTGAGCCTCAGAGGccgcgaggaggaggaggagcgagccGGTGTCCTCCACAGAGTCCCGGTACTTCCGGTACCGAGAGTCCTGGCCTCCGAGCTgacggtgagag GGTGAGTCCAGGTGCATCAGTAGCTGCGATGAAGTATGGCTTTCCCTCATTGGCCAACATCAAGACCCGAGAGTCCTACGTCACCTCCTACGACCCCCGCACACGCACTGCATCCTGGGTGATAGAGAGGCTGAACCCCGCCTCCCTCAGTGGGTCATCAAACAGAAAGTACTGTGACTTCAGAGAAGACGACAG CGTGCACTTGTTTCACAGGTCGACCAATGATGACTACAGGGGGAGTGGCTTCGACAGAGGTCACCTGgctgcagcagccaatcacaagtggagtCAGAAAGCAATGGACGACACATTCTACCTGAGCAACGTCGCCCcacaggtaaaacacacacaggcacacacacacacacacacgcgcacgcacacacacagttacagtttgtgtgtgtgctcagaaCCCTCACCTGAACCAGAACACCTGGAACAATCTGGAGAAAGTCTGTCGCTCTTTGACCATACGTTACCTGAACGTGTACGTGTGCAGCGGTCCACTCTACCTGCCCAG ctgtgtgtgtgttttaggcAGGAGGCTGATGGGAAACTCTACGTTCGTTATCAGGTTATTGGAAAAAACCACGTAGCTGTGCCGACCCACTTCTTCAAG GTGCTGATCCTGGAGCAGGCGGATGGTAGAGGGGTGGAGCTCCGGTCATATGTTTTACCAAATGAACCAATAGATGAGAAGGTTCCTCTGGATCGTTTCCTGGTTCCCATAGAAACCATAGAGAGAGCATCAGGACTTCTGTTTGTCCCGAACATCATGAAGAGAACCAGCAGCCTACAGGCTGTGACTGACAGACCAACTACAGTACCCAGAATTCATCAGTGA
- the endog gene encoding endonuclease G, mitochondrial isoform X5, which produces MLSCDVIKARQQLIQHGVVVSDRSVLGVGSGSRSRGQPPAEPQRPRGGGGASRCPPQSPGTSGTESPGLRADGERVSPGASVAAMKYGFPSLANIKTRESYVTSYDPRTRTASWVIERLNPASLSGSSNRKYCDFREDDSVHLFHRSTNDDYRGSGFDRGHLAAAANHKWSQKAMDDTFYLSNVAPQNPHLNQNTWNNLEKVCRSLTIRYLNVYVCSGPLYLPSCVCVLGRRLMGNSTFVIRLLEKTT; this is translated from the exons ATGTTGTCGTGTGACGTCATCAAAGCGCGTCAGCAGCTCATCCAACATGGGGTCGTGGTGTCGGACCGGAGCGTCCTTGGTGTTGGGAGCGGGAGTCGGAGCCGCGGTCAGCCGCCTGCTGAGCCTCAGAGGccgcgaggaggaggaggagcgagccGGTGTCCTCCACAGAGTCCCGGTACTTCCGGTACCGAGAGTCCTGGCCTCCGAGCTgacggtgagag GGTGAGTCCAGGTGCATCAGTAGCTGCGATGAAGTATGGCTTTCCCTCATTGGCCAACATCAAGACCCGAGAGTCCTACGTCACCTCCTACGACCCCCGCACACGCACTGCATCCTGGGTGATAGAGAGGCTGAACCCCGCCTCCCTCAGTGGGTCATCAAACAGAAAGTACTGTGACTTCAGAGAAGACGACAG CGTGCACTTGTTTCACAGGTCGACCAATGATGACTACAGGGGGAGTGGCTTCGACAGAGGTCACCTGgctgcagcagccaatcacaagtggagtCAGAAAGCAATGGACGACACATTCTACCTGAGCAACGTCGCCCcacag aaCCCTCACCTGAACCAGAACACCTGGAACAATCTGGAGAAAGTCTGTCGCTCTTTGACCATACGTTACCTGAACGTGTACGTGTGCAGCGGTCCACTCTACCTGCCCAG ctgtgtgtgtgttttaggcAGGAGGCTGATGGGAAACTCTACGTTCGTTATCAGGTTATTGGAAAAAACCACGTAG
- the endog gene encoding endonuclease G, mitochondrial isoform X4 — translation MGSWCRTGASLVLGAGVGAAVSRLLSLRGREEEEERAGVLHRVPVLPVPRVLASELTVSPGASVAAMKYGFPSLANIKTRESYVTSYDPRTRTASWVIERLNPASLSGSSNRKYCDFREDDSVHLFHRSTNDDYRGSGFDRGHLAAAANHKWSQKAMDDTFYLSNVAPQNPHLNQNTWNNLEKVCRSLTIRYLNVYVCSGPLYLPRQEADGKLYVRYQVIGKNHVAVPTHFFKVLILEQADGRGVELRSYVLPNEPIDEKVPLDRFLVPIETIERASGLLFVPNIMKRTSSLQAVTDRPTTVPRIHQ, via the exons ATGGGGTCGTGGTGTCGGACCGGAGCGTCCTTGGTGTTGGGAGCGGGAGTCGGAGCCGCGGTCAGCCGCCTGCTGAGCCTCAGAGGccgcgaggaggaggaggagcgagccGGTGTCCTCCACAGAGTCCCGGTACTTCCGGTACCGAGAGTCCTGGCCTCCGAGCTgacg GTGAGTCCAGGTGCATCAGTAGCTGCGATGAAGTATGGCTTTCCCTCATTGGCCAACATCAAGACCCGAGAGTCCTACGTCACCTCCTACGACCCCCGCACACGCACTGCATCCTGGGTGATAGAGAGGCTGAACCCCGCCTCCCTCAGTGGGTCATCAAACAGAAAGTACTGTGACTTCAGAGAAGACGACAG CGTGCACTTGTTTCACAGGTCGACCAATGATGACTACAGGGGGAGTGGCTTCGACAGAGGTCACCTGgctgcagcagccaatcacaagtggagtCAGAAAGCAATGGACGACACATTCTACCTGAGCAACGTCGCCCcacag aaCCCTCACCTGAACCAGAACACCTGGAACAATCTGGAGAAAGTCTGTCGCTCTTTGACCATACGTTACCTGAACGTGTACGTGTGCAGCGGTCCACTCTACCTGCCCAG gcAGGAGGCTGATGGGAAACTCTACGTTCGTTATCAGGTTATTGGAAAAAACCACGTAGCTGTGCCGACCCACTTCTTCAAG GTGCTGATCCTGGAGCAGGCGGATGGTAGAGGGGTGGAGCTCCGGTCATATGTTTTACCAAATGAACCAATAGATGAGAAGGTTCCTCTGGATCGTTTCCTGGTTCCCATAGAAACCATAGAGAGAGCATCAGGACTTCTGTTTGTCCCGAACATCATGAAGAGAACCAGCAGCCTACAGGCTGTGACTGACAGACCAACTACAGTACCCAGAATTCATCAGTGA
- the endog gene encoding endonuclease G, mitochondrial isoform X3, with product MLSCDVIKARQQLIQHGVVVSDRSVLGVGSGSRSRGQPPAEPQRPRGGGGASRCPPQSPGTSGTESPGLRADGERVSPGASVAAMKYGFPSLANIKTRESYVTSYDPRTRTASWVIERLNPASLSGSSNRKYCDFREDDSVHLFHRSTNDDYRGSGFDRGHLAAAANHKWSQKAMDDTFYLSNVAPQNPHLNQNTWNNLEKVCRSLTIRYLNVYVCSGPLYLPRQEADGKLYVRYQVIGKNHVAVPTHFFKVLILEQADGRGVELRSYVLPNEPIDEKVPLDRFLVPIETIERASGLLFVPNIMKRTSSLQAVTDRPTTVPRIHQ from the exons ATGTTGTCGTGTGACGTCATCAAAGCGCGTCAGCAGCTCATCCAACATGGGGTCGTGGTGTCGGACCGGAGCGTCCTTGGTGTTGGGAGCGGGAGTCGGAGCCGCGGTCAGCCGCCTGCTGAGCCTCAGAGGccgcgaggaggaggaggagcgagccGGTGTCCTCCACAGAGTCCCGGTACTTCCGGTACCGAGAGTCCTGGCCTCCGAGCTgacggtgagag GGTGAGTCCAGGTGCATCAGTAGCTGCGATGAAGTATGGCTTTCCCTCATTGGCCAACATCAAGACCCGAGAGTCCTACGTCACCTCCTACGACCCCCGCACACGCACTGCATCCTGGGTGATAGAGAGGCTGAACCCCGCCTCCCTCAGTGGGTCATCAAACAGAAAGTACTGTGACTTCAGAGAAGACGACAG CGTGCACTTGTTTCACAGGTCGACCAATGATGACTACAGGGGGAGTGGCTTCGACAGAGGTCACCTGgctgcagcagccaatcacaagtggagtCAGAAAGCAATGGACGACACATTCTACCTGAGCAACGTCGCCCcacag aaCCCTCACCTGAACCAGAACACCTGGAACAATCTGGAGAAAGTCTGTCGCTCTTTGACCATACGTTACCTGAACGTGTACGTGTGCAGCGGTCCACTCTACCTGCCCAG gcAGGAGGCTGATGGGAAACTCTACGTTCGTTATCAGGTTATTGGAAAAAACCACGTAGCTGTGCCGACCCACTTCTTCAAG GTGCTGATCCTGGAGCAGGCGGATGGTAGAGGGGTGGAGCTCCGGTCATATGTTTTACCAAATGAACCAATAGATGAGAAGGTTCCTCTGGATCGTTTCCTGGTTCCCATAGAAACCATAGAGAGAGCATCAGGACTTCTGTTTGTCCCGAACATCATGAAGAGAACCAGCAGCCTACAGGCTGTGACTGACAGACCAACTACAGTACCCAGAATTCATCAGTGA